A genomic stretch from Vulpes lagopus strain Blue_001 chromosome 11, ASM1834538v1, whole genome shotgun sequence includes:
- the EML3 gene encoding echinoderm microtubule-associated protein-like 3 isoform X1, producing the protein MDGAGGPGEGPAQEALQSLSRRLQVQEKEMELVKAALAEALRLLRLQAPPNSLQDSGTLAATRDSSPAAPPGLPPPCSPSLVSRGTQTDTEAEREASLGPSGLSNGPPAPQGGSEEPSGTQSEGGGSSSSGTGSPGPPGILRLTQPPQRADTPRRNSSSSSPSERPRQKLSRKAASSANLLLRSGSTESRGGKDPLSSPGGPGSRRSNYNLEGISVKMFLRGRPITMYIPSGIRSLEELPSGPPPETLSLDWVYGYRGRDSRSNLFVLRSGEVVYFIACVVVLYRPEGGPGGPGGGGQRHYRGHTDCVRCLAVHPDGVRVASGQTAGVDKDGKPLQPVVHVWDSETLLKLQEIGLGAFERGVGALAFSVVDQGAFLCVVDDSNEHMLSVWDCSRGTKLAEIKSTNDSVLAVGFSPRDSSCIVTSGKSHVHFWNWSGGAGVPGNGTLTRKQGVFGKYKKPKFIPCFVFLPDGDILTGDSEGNILTWGRSLSDSRTPGRGGAKETYGIVAQAHAHEGSIFALCLRRDGTVLSGGGRDRRLVQWGPGLVALQEAEIPEHFGAVRAIAEGPGSQLLVGTTKNALLRGDLAQGFSPVIQGHTDELWGLCTHPFQNRFLTCGHDRQLCLWDGEGHALAWSIDLKETGLCADFHPSGAVVAVGLNTGRWLVLDTETREIVSDVTDGNEQLSVVRYSPDGLYLAIGSHDNMIYIYSVSSDGAKSNRFGRCVGHSSFITHLDWSKDGSFIMSNSGDYEILYWDVVGGCKLLRNRYDSRDREWATYTCVLGFHVYGVWPDGSDGTDINSLCRSHNERVVAVADDFCKVHLFQYPCARAKAPSLVYGGHGSHVTSVRFTHDDSHLISLGGKDASIFQWRVLGAGGAVPAPATPSRTPSLSPASSLDV; encoded by the exons ATGGACGGGGCCGGGGGGCCCG GTGAGGGCCCTGCTCAGGAGGCCCTGCAGTCCTTGAGTCGGCGGCTTCAGGTGCAGGAGAAGGAGATGGAGCTGGTAAAGGCAGCCCTGGCCGAAGCTCTCCGCCTGCTGCGGCTGCAGGCGCCCCCCAACTCCCTGCAGGACTCTGGCACCCTAGCTGCCACAAGGGACAG cagccctgcagCGCCCCCCGGACTGCCACCCCCATGCAGCCCCTCCTTGGTGAGCCGCGGCACCCAGACCGACACAGAGGCAGAGCGGGAGGCATCCCTGGGACCCTCTGGCCTGAGCAATGGGCCCCCGGCCCCACAGGGGGGCAGTGAAGAGCCTAGTGGGACCCAGTCTGAAGgagggggcagcagcagcagtggcacTGGCTCCCCTGGCCCCCCGGGGATCCTCAGGCTAACGCAGCCCCCACAGCGCGCTGACAC GCCACGGAGAAATTCTTCCTCCTCATCCCCCTCAGAGCGGCCCAGGCAGAAACTCTCCCGGAAGGCAGCTTCCTCAGCCAACCTGTTGTTGCGGTCAGGGAGCACAGAGAG CCGTGGAGGGAAAGACCCCCTCTCCAGCCCCGGGGGTCCTGGGTCTCGGAGGAGCAATTATAATTTGG AAGGCATCTCAGTGAAGATGTTCCTTCGCGGCCGCCCCATTACCATGTACATCCCATCTGGCATCCGCAGCCTTGAGGAGCTGCCCAGCGGCCCACCCCCGGAGACCCTCAGCCTTGACTGGGT TTATGGGTACAGGGGGCGTGACTCCCGCTCTAATCTGTTTGTGCTGCGCTCTGGGGAGGTGGTCTACTTCATCGCCTGCGTGGTGGTGCTGTACCGGCCTGAGGGAGGCCCAGGGGGTCCTGGAGGTGGTGGCCAGAGACATTACCGGGGCCACACGGACTGCGTTCGATG CCTGGCCGTCCACCCTGATGGTGTCCGTGTAGCCTCAGGACAGACAGCTGGGGTGGATAAAGATGGAAAG CCCCTACAACCTGTGGTTCATGTCTGGGACTCTGAGACACTGCTGAAGCTGCAGGAGATTGGACTGGGGGCCTTCGAGCGGGGTGTAGGAGCCCTGGCCTTTTCAGTGGTG GATCAGGGTGCTTTTCTTTGTGTGGTGGATGATTCCAATGAGCACATGCTGTCAGTGTGGGACTGCAGCCGGGGCACAAAGCTGGCTGAGATTAAG AGTACAAATGACTCAGTCTTGGCCGTTGGCTTCAGCCCTCGTGACAGCAGCTGTATTGTCACCAGTGGGAAATCCCACGTCCACTTCTGGAACTGGAGTGGAGGAGCAGGGGTCCCTGGAAACGGGACCCTCACCCGGAAACAGGGCGTCTTTGGG AAATATAAGAAACCCAAGTTTATCCCTTGCTTTGTGTTCCTCCCGGATGGAGACATTCTCACTGGGGATTCAGAGGGGAACATTCTCACCTGGGGACGGAGCCTCtcagattccaggaccccaggcaggggtggggccaAAG AGACCTATGGGATTGTGGCACAGGCCCACGCTCACGAAGGTTCCATCTTTGCCCTGTGTCTCCGGCGGGATGGGACTGTGCTGAGTGGTGGTGGCCGGGACCGCCGGCTGGTGCAGTGGGGTCCGGGGTTGGTGGCCCTCCAGGAGGCTGAG ATTCCTGAACACTTTGGAGCGGTGCGGGCCATTGCTGAGGGCCCGGGCTCTCAACTGCTGGTGGGAACCACAAAGAATGCACTGCTGAGGGGAGATCTGGCTCAGGGCTTCTCCCCTGTCATCCAG GGCCACACGGATGAGCTCTGGGGGCTCTGCACGCATCCCTTCCAGAACCGTTTCCTCACCTGTGGCCATGACCGGCAGCTCTGCCTGTGGGATGGGGAGGGCCATGCGCTGGCCTGGAGCATTGACCTCAAG gAGACGGGTCTCTGTGCTGACTTCCACCCCAGTGGGGCAGTTGTAGCCGTGGGACTGAACACAGGGAG GTGGCTGGTTTTGGACACAGAGACCAGAGAGATTGTGTCTGACGTCACTGATGGCAATGAGCAGCTCTCAGTGGTCCGGTACAGCCCAG ATGGGTTGTACCTGGCCATCGGTTCCCATGACAACATGATCTACATCTATAGTGTTTCCAGCGATGGTGCCAAGTCCAACCGCTTTGGCCGCTGTGTG GGTCACTCCAGCTTCATCACTCACCTTGACTGGTCTAAGGATGGGAGTTTCATCATGTCCAATTCTGGGGACTATGAGATACTTTACT GGGATGTAGTTGGAGGCTGCAAGCTGCTGAGGAATCGCTATGACAGCCGAGACCGGGAGTGGGCCACCTACACCTGCGTGCTGGGCTTCCATGTCTATG GCGTGTGGCCAGACGGCTCAGATGGCACCGACATCAACTCCCTGTGCCGCTCCCATAACGAGCGCGTGGTGGCCGTGGCCGACGACTTCTGCAAAGTGCACCTGTTCCAGTACCCGTGCGCGCGCGCCAAG GCGCCTAGCCTCGTGTACGGCGGCCACGGCAGCCACGTGACCAGCGTCCGGTTCACGCACGACGACTCGCACCTCATCTCGCTGGGCGGCAAGGACGCCAGCATCTTCCAGTGGCGAGTGCTGGGCGCTGGGGGCGCGGTGCCAGCGCCCGCCACGCCCTCCCGAACCCCCTCGCtgtcccctgcctcctctctcgACGTCTGA
- the EML3 gene encoding echinoderm microtubule-associated protein-like 3 isoform X3, with product MDGAGGPGEGPAQEALQSLSRRLQVQEKEMELVKAALAEALRLLRLQAPPNSLQDSGTLAATRDSSPAAPPGLPPPCSPSLVSRGTQTDTEAEREASLGPSGLSNGPPAPQGGSEEPSGTQSEGGGSSSSGTGSPGPPGILRLTQPPQRADTPRRNSSSSSPSERPRQKLSRKAASSANLLLRSGSTESRGGKDPLSSPGGPGSRRSNYNLGISVKMFLRGRPITMYIPSGIRSLEELPSGPPPETLSLDWVYGYRGRDSRSNLFVLRSGEVVYFIACVVVLYRPEGGPGGPGGGGQRHYRGHTDCVRCLAVHPDGVRVASGQTAGVDKDGKPLQPVVHVWDSETLLKLQEIGLGAFERGVGALAFSVVDQGAFLCVVDDSNEHMLSVWDCSRGTKLAEIKSTNDSVLAVGFSPRDSSCIVTSGKSHVHFWNWSGGAGVPGNGTLTRKQGVFGKYKKPKFIPCFVFLPDGDILTGDSEGNILTWGRSLSDSRTPGRGGAKETYGIVAQAHAHEGSIFALCLRRDGTVLSGGGRDRRLVQWGPGLVALQEAEIPEHFGAVRAIAEGPGSQLLVGTTKNALLRGDLAQGFSPVIQGHTDELWGLCTHPFQNRFLTCGHDRQLCLWDGEGHALAWSIDLKETGLCADFHPSGAVVAVGLNTGRWLVLDTETREIVSDVTDGNEQLSVVRYSPDGLYLAIGSHDNMIYIYSVSSDGAKSNRFGRCVGHSSFITHLDWSKDGSFIMSNSGDYEILYWDVVGGCKLLRNRYDSRDREWATYTCVLGFHVYGVWPDGSDGTDINSLCRSHNERVVAVADDFCKVHLFQYPCARAKAPSLVYGGHGSHVTSVRFTHDDSHLISLGGKDASIFQWRVLGAGGAVPAPATPSRTPSLSPASSLDV from the exons ATGGACGGGGCCGGGGGGCCCG GTGAGGGCCCTGCTCAGGAGGCCCTGCAGTCCTTGAGTCGGCGGCTTCAGGTGCAGGAGAAGGAGATGGAGCTGGTAAAGGCAGCCCTGGCCGAAGCTCTCCGCCTGCTGCGGCTGCAGGCGCCCCCCAACTCCCTGCAGGACTCTGGCACCCTAGCTGCCACAAGGGACAG cagccctgcagCGCCCCCCGGACTGCCACCCCCATGCAGCCCCTCCTTGGTGAGCCGCGGCACCCAGACCGACACAGAGGCAGAGCGGGAGGCATCCCTGGGACCCTCTGGCCTGAGCAATGGGCCCCCGGCCCCACAGGGGGGCAGTGAAGAGCCTAGTGGGACCCAGTCTGAAGgagggggcagcagcagcagtggcacTGGCTCCCCTGGCCCCCCGGGGATCCTCAGGCTAACGCAGCCCCCACAGCGCGCTGACAC GCCACGGAGAAATTCTTCCTCCTCATCCCCCTCAGAGCGGCCCAGGCAGAAACTCTCCCGGAAGGCAGCTTCCTCAGCCAACCTGTTGTTGCGGTCAGGGAGCACAGAGAG CCGTGGAGGGAAAGACCCCCTCTCCAGCCCCGGGGGTCCTGGGTCTCGGAGGAGCAATTATAATTTGG GCATCTCAGTGAAGATGTTCCTTCGCGGCCGCCCCATTACCATGTACATCCCATCTGGCATCCGCAGCCTTGAGGAGCTGCCCAGCGGCCCACCCCCGGAGACCCTCAGCCTTGACTGGGT TTATGGGTACAGGGGGCGTGACTCCCGCTCTAATCTGTTTGTGCTGCGCTCTGGGGAGGTGGTCTACTTCATCGCCTGCGTGGTGGTGCTGTACCGGCCTGAGGGAGGCCCAGGGGGTCCTGGAGGTGGTGGCCAGAGACATTACCGGGGCCACACGGACTGCGTTCGATG CCTGGCCGTCCACCCTGATGGTGTCCGTGTAGCCTCAGGACAGACAGCTGGGGTGGATAAAGATGGAAAG CCCCTACAACCTGTGGTTCATGTCTGGGACTCTGAGACACTGCTGAAGCTGCAGGAGATTGGACTGGGGGCCTTCGAGCGGGGTGTAGGAGCCCTGGCCTTTTCAGTGGTG GATCAGGGTGCTTTTCTTTGTGTGGTGGATGATTCCAATGAGCACATGCTGTCAGTGTGGGACTGCAGCCGGGGCACAAAGCTGGCTGAGATTAAG AGTACAAATGACTCAGTCTTGGCCGTTGGCTTCAGCCCTCGTGACAGCAGCTGTATTGTCACCAGTGGGAAATCCCACGTCCACTTCTGGAACTGGAGTGGAGGAGCAGGGGTCCCTGGAAACGGGACCCTCACCCGGAAACAGGGCGTCTTTGGG AAATATAAGAAACCCAAGTTTATCCCTTGCTTTGTGTTCCTCCCGGATGGAGACATTCTCACTGGGGATTCAGAGGGGAACATTCTCACCTGGGGACGGAGCCTCtcagattccaggaccccaggcaggggtggggccaAAG AGACCTATGGGATTGTGGCACAGGCCCACGCTCACGAAGGTTCCATCTTTGCCCTGTGTCTCCGGCGGGATGGGACTGTGCTGAGTGGTGGTGGCCGGGACCGCCGGCTGGTGCAGTGGGGTCCGGGGTTGGTGGCCCTCCAGGAGGCTGAG ATTCCTGAACACTTTGGAGCGGTGCGGGCCATTGCTGAGGGCCCGGGCTCTCAACTGCTGGTGGGAACCACAAAGAATGCACTGCTGAGGGGAGATCTGGCTCAGGGCTTCTCCCCTGTCATCCAG GGCCACACGGATGAGCTCTGGGGGCTCTGCACGCATCCCTTCCAGAACCGTTTCCTCACCTGTGGCCATGACCGGCAGCTCTGCCTGTGGGATGGGGAGGGCCATGCGCTGGCCTGGAGCATTGACCTCAAG gAGACGGGTCTCTGTGCTGACTTCCACCCCAGTGGGGCAGTTGTAGCCGTGGGACTGAACACAGGGAG GTGGCTGGTTTTGGACACAGAGACCAGAGAGATTGTGTCTGACGTCACTGATGGCAATGAGCAGCTCTCAGTGGTCCGGTACAGCCCAG ATGGGTTGTACCTGGCCATCGGTTCCCATGACAACATGATCTACATCTATAGTGTTTCCAGCGATGGTGCCAAGTCCAACCGCTTTGGCCGCTGTGTG GGTCACTCCAGCTTCATCACTCACCTTGACTGGTCTAAGGATGGGAGTTTCATCATGTCCAATTCTGGGGACTATGAGATACTTTACT GGGATGTAGTTGGAGGCTGCAAGCTGCTGAGGAATCGCTATGACAGCCGAGACCGGGAGTGGGCCACCTACACCTGCGTGCTGGGCTTCCATGTCTATG GCGTGTGGCCAGACGGCTCAGATGGCACCGACATCAACTCCCTGTGCCGCTCCCATAACGAGCGCGTGGTGGCCGTGGCCGACGACTTCTGCAAAGTGCACCTGTTCCAGTACCCGTGCGCGCGCGCCAAG GCGCCTAGCCTCGTGTACGGCGGCCACGGCAGCCACGTGACCAGCGTCCGGTTCACGCACGACGACTCGCACCTCATCTCGCTGGGCGGCAAGGACGCCAGCATCTTCCAGTGGCGAGTGCTGGGCGCTGGGGGCGCGGTGCCAGCGCCCGCCACGCCCTCCCGAACCCCCTCGCtgtcccctgcctcctctctcgACGTCTGA
- the EML3 gene encoding echinoderm microtubule-associated protein-like 3 isoform X2, with translation MDGAGGPGEGPAQEALQSLSRRLQVQEKEMELVKAALAEALRLLRLQAPPNSLQDSGTLAATRDSPAAPPGLPPPCSPSLVSRGTQTDTEAEREASLGPSGLSNGPPAPQGGSEEPSGTQSEGGGSSSSGTGSPGPPGILRLTQPPQRADTPRRNSSSSSPSERPRQKLSRKAASSANLLLRSGSTESRGGKDPLSSPGGPGSRRSNYNLEGISVKMFLRGRPITMYIPSGIRSLEELPSGPPPETLSLDWVYGYRGRDSRSNLFVLRSGEVVYFIACVVVLYRPEGGPGGPGGGGQRHYRGHTDCVRCLAVHPDGVRVASGQTAGVDKDGKPLQPVVHVWDSETLLKLQEIGLGAFERGVGALAFSVVDQGAFLCVVDDSNEHMLSVWDCSRGTKLAEIKSTNDSVLAVGFSPRDSSCIVTSGKSHVHFWNWSGGAGVPGNGTLTRKQGVFGKYKKPKFIPCFVFLPDGDILTGDSEGNILTWGRSLSDSRTPGRGGAKETYGIVAQAHAHEGSIFALCLRRDGTVLSGGGRDRRLVQWGPGLVALQEAEIPEHFGAVRAIAEGPGSQLLVGTTKNALLRGDLAQGFSPVIQGHTDELWGLCTHPFQNRFLTCGHDRQLCLWDGEGHALAWSIDLKETGLCADFHPSGAVVAVGLNTGRWLVLDTETREIVSDVTDGNEQLSVVRYSPDGLYLAIGSHDNMIYIYSVSSDGAKSNRFGRCVGHSSFITHLDWSKDGSFIMSNSGDYEILYWDVVGGCKLLRNRYDSRDREWATYTCVLGFHVYGVWPDGSDGTDINSLCRSHNERVVAVADDFCKVHLFQYPCARAKAPSLVYGGHGSHVTSVRFTHDDSHLISLGGKDASIFQWRVLGAGGAVPAPATPSRTPSLSPASSLDV, from the exons ATGGACGGGGCCGGGGGGCCCG GTGAGGGCCCTGCTCAGGAGGCCCTGCAGTCCTTGAGTCGGCGGCTTCAGGTGCAGGAGAAGGAGATGGAGCTGGTAAAGGCAGCCCTGGCCGAAGCTCTCCGCCTGCTGCGGCTGCAGGCGCCCCCCAACTCCCTGCAGGACTCTGGCACCCTAGCTGCCACAAGGGACAG ccctgcagCGCCCCCCGGACTGCCACCCCCATGCAGCCCCTCCTTGGTGAGCCGCGGCACCCAGACCGACACAGAGGCAGAGCGGGAGGCATCCCTGGGACCCTCTGGCCTGAGCAATGGGCCCCCGGCCCCACAGGGGGGCAGTGAAGAGCCTAGTGGGACCCAGTCTGAAGgagggggcagcagcagcagtggcacTGGCTCCCCTGGCCCCCCGGGGATCCTCAGGCTAACGCAGCCCCCACAGCGCGCTGACAC GCCACGGAGAAATTCTTCCTCCTCATCCCCCTCAGAGCGGCCCAGGCAGAAACTCTCCCGGAAGGCAGCTTCCTCAGCCAACCTGTTGTTGCGGTCAGGGAGCACAGAGAG CCGTGGAGGGAAAGACCCCCTCTCCAGCCCCGGGGGTCCTGGGTCTCGGAGGAGCAATTATAATTTGG AAGGCATCTCAGTGAAGATGTTCCTTCGCGGCCGCCCCATTACCATGTACATCCCATCTGGCATCCGCAGCCTTGAGGAGCTGCCCAGCGGCCCACCCCCGGAGACCCTCAGCCTTGACTGGGT TTATGGGTACAGGGGGCGTGACTCCCGCTCTAATCTGTTTGTGCTGCGCTCTGGGGAGGTGGTCTACTTCATCGCCTGCGTGGTGGTGCTGTACCGGCCTGAGGGAGGCCCAGGGGGTCCTGGAGGTGGTGGCCAGAGACATTACCGGGGCCACACGGACTGCGTTCGATG CCTGGCCGTCCACCCTGATGGTGTCCGTGTAGCCTCAGGACAGACAGCTGGGGTGGATAAAGATGGAAAG CCCCTACAACCTGTGGTTCATGTCTGGGACTCTGAGACACTGCTGAAGCTGCAGGAGATTGGACTGGGGGCCTTCGAGCGGGGTGTAGGAGCCCTGGCCTTTTCAGTGGTG GATCAGGGTGCTTTTCTTTGTGTGGTGGATGATTCCAATGAGCACATGCTGTCAGTGTGGGACTGCAGCCGGGGCACAAAGCTGGCTGAGATTAAG AGTACAAATGACTCAGTCTTGGCCGTTGGCTTCAGCCCTCGTGACAGCAGCTGTATTGTCACCAGTGGGAAATCCCACGTCCACTTCTGGAACTGGAGTGGAGGAGCAGGGGTCCCTGGAAACGGGACCCTCACCCGGAAACAGGGCGTCTTTGGG AAATATAAGAAACCCAAGTTTATCCCTTGCTTTGTGTTCCTCCCGGATGGAGACATTCTCACTGGGGATTCAGAGGGGAACATTCTCACCTGGGGACGGAGCCTCtcagattccaggaccccaggcaggggtggggccaAAG AGACCTATGGGATTGTGGCACAGGCCCACGCTCACGAAGGTTCCATCTTTGCCCTGTGTCTCCGGCGGGATGGGACTGTGCTGAGTGGTGGTGGCCGGGACCGCCGGCTGGTGCAGTGGGGTCCGGGGTTGGTGGCCCTCCAGGAGGCTGAG ATTCCTGAACACTTTGGAGCGGTGCGGGCCATTGCTGAGGGCCCGGGCTCTCAACTGCTGGTGGGAACCACAAAGAATGCACTGCTGAGGGGAGATCTGGCTCAGGGCTTCTCCCCTGTCATCCAG GGCCACACGGATGAGCTCTGGGGGCTCTGCACGCATCCCTTCCAGAACCGTTTCCTCACCTGTGGCCATGACCGGCAGCTCTGCCTGTGGGATGGGGAGGGCCATGCGCTGGCCTGGAGCATTGACCTCAAG gAGACGGGTCTCTGTGCTGACTTCCACCCCAGTGGGGCAGTTGTAGCCGTGGGACTGAACACAGGGAG GTGGCTGGTTTTGGACACAGAGACCAGAGAGATTGTGTCTGACGTCACTGATGGCAATGAGCAGCTCTCAGTGGTCCGGTACAGCCCAG ATGGGTTGTACCTGGCCATCGGTTCCCATGACAACATGATCTACATCTATAGTGTTTCCAGCGATGGTGCCAAGTCCAACCGCTTTGGCCGCTGTGTG GGTCACTCCAGCTTCATCACTCACCTTGACTGGTCTAAGGATGGGAGTTTCATCATGTCCAATTCTGGGGACTATGAGATACTTTACT GGGATGTAGTTGGAGGCTGCAAGCTGCTGAGGAATCGCTATGACAGCCGAGACCGGGAGTGGGCCACCTACACCTGCGTGCTGGGCTTCCATGTCTATG GCGTGTGGCCAGACGGCTCAGATGGCACCGACATCAACTCCCTGTGCCGCTCCCATAACGAGCGCGTGGTGGCCGTGGCCGACGACTTCTGCAAAGTGCACCTGTTCCAGTACCCGTGCGCGCGCGCCAAG GCGCCTAGCCTCGTGTACGGCGGCCACGGCAGCCACGTGACCAGCGTCCGGTTCACGCACGACGACTCGCACCTCATCTCGCTGGGCGGCAAGGACGCCAGCATCTTCCAGTGGCGAGTGCTGGGCGCTGGGGGCGCGGTGCCAGCGCCCGCCACGCCCTCCCGAACCCCCTCGCtgtcccctgcctcctctctcgACGTCTGA
- the EML3 gene encoding echinoderm microtubule-associated protein-like 3 isoform X4 — MDGAGGPGTSRGIRLIHCLPSSPAAPPGLPPPCSPSLVSRGTQTDTEAEREASLGPSGLSNGPPAPQGGSEEPSGTQSEGGGSSSSGTGSPGPPGILRLTQPPQRADTPRRNSSSSSPSERPRQKLSRKAASSANLLLRSGSTESRGGKDPLSSPGGPGSRRSNYNLEGISVKMFLRGRPITMYIPSGIRSLEELPSGPPPETLSLDWVYGYRGRDSRSNLFVLRSGEVVYFIACVVVLYRPEGGPGGPGGGGQRHYRGHTDCVRCLAVHPDGVRVASGQTAGVDKDGKPLQPVVHVWDSETLLKLQEIGLGAFERGVGALAFSVVDQGAFLCVVDDSNEHMLSVWDCSRGTKLAEIKSTNDSVLAVGFSPRDSSCIVTSGKSHVHFWNWSGGAGVPGNGTLTRKQGVFGKYKKPKFIPCFVFLPDGDILTGDSEGNILTWGRSLSDSRTPGRGGAKETYGIVAQAHAHEGSIFALCLRRDGTVLSGGGRDRRLVQWGPGLVALQEAEIPEHFGAVRAIAEGPGSQLLVGTTKNALLRGDLAQGFSPVIQGHTDELWGLCTHPFQNRFLTCGHDRQLCLWDGEGHALAWSIDLKETGLCADFHPSGAVVAVGLNTGRWLVLDTETREIVSDVTDGNEQLSVVRYSPDGLYLAIGSHDNMIYIYSVSSDGAKSNRFGRCVGHSSFITHLDWSKDGSFIMSNSGDYEILYWDVVGGCKLLRNRYDSRDREWATYTCVLGFHVYGVWPDGSDGTDINSLCRSHNERVVAVADDFCKVHLFQYPCARAKAPSLVYGGHGSHVTSVRFTHDDSHLISLGGKDASIFQWRVLGAGGAVPAPATPSRTPSLSPASSLDV, encoded by the exons ATGGACGGGGCCGGGGGGCCCG gGACCTCTAGGGGCATCAGGTTGATTCACTGTctccccagcagccctgcagCGCCCCCCGGACTGCCACCCCCATGCAGCCCCTCCTTGGTGAGCCGCGGCACCCAGACCGACACAGAGGCAGAGCGGGAGGCATCCCTGGGACCCTCTGGCCTGAGCAATGGGCCCCCGGCCCCACAGGGGGGCAGTGAAGAGCCTAGTGGGACCCAGTCTGAAGgagggggcagcagcagcagtggcacTGGCTCCCCTGGCCCCCCGGGGATCCTCAGGCTAACGCAGCCCCCACAGCGCGCTGACAC GCCACGGAGAAATTCTTCCTCCTCATCCCCCTCAGAGCGGCCCAGGCAGAAACTCTCCCGGAAGGCAGCTTCCTCAGCCAACCTGTTGTTGCGGTCAGGGAGCACAGAGAG CCGTGGAGGGAAAGACCCCCTCTCCAGCCCCGGGGGTCCTGGGTCTCGGAGGAGCAATTATAATTTGG AAGGCATCTCAGTGAAGATGTTCCTTCGCGGCCGCCCCATTACCATGTACATCCCATCTGGCATCCGCAGCCTTGAGGAGCTGCCCAGCGGCCCACCCCCGGAGACCCTCAGCCTTGACTGGGT TTATGGGTACAGGGGGCGTGACTCCCGCTCTAATCTGTTTGTGCTGCGCTCTGGGGAGGTGGTCTACTTCATCGCCTGCGTGGTGGTGCTGTACCGGCCTGAGGGAGGCCCAGGGGGTCCTGGAGGTGGTGGCCAGAGACATTACCGGGGCCACACGGACTGCGTTCGATG CCTGGCCGTCCACCCTGATGGTGTCCGTGTAGCCTCAGGACAGACAGCTGGGGTGGATAAAGATGGAAAG CCCCTACAACCTGTGGTTCATGTCTGGGACTCTGAGACACTGCTGAAGCTGCAGGAGATTGGACTGGGGGCCTTCGAGCGGGGTGTAGGAGCCCTGGCCTTTTCAGTGGTG GATCAGGGTGCTTTTCTTTGTGTGGTGGATGATTCCAATGAGCACATGCTGTCAGTGTGGGACTGCAGCCGGGGCACAAAGCTGGCTGAGATTAAG AGTACAAATGACTCAGTCTTGGCCGTTGGCTTCAGCCCTCGTGACAGCAGCTGTATTGTCACCAGTGGGAAATCCCACGTCCACTTCTGGAACTGGAGTGGAGGAGCAGGGGTCCCTGGAAACGGGACCCTCACCCGGAAACAGGGCGTCTTTGGG AAATATAAGAAACCCAAGTTTATCCCTTGCTTTGTGTTCCTCCCGGATGGAGACATTCTCACTGGGGATTCAGAGGGGAACATTCTCACCTGGGGACGGAGCCTCtcagattccaggaccccaggcaggggtggggccaAAG AGACCTATGGGATTGTGGCACAGGCCCACGCTCACGAAGGTTCCATCTTTGCCCTGTGTCTCCGGCGGGATGGGACTGTGCTGAGTGGTGGTGGCCGGGACCGCCGGCTGGTGCAGTGGGGTCCGGGGTTGGTGGCCCTCCAGGAGGCTGAG ATTCCTGAACACTTTGGAGCGGTGCGGGCCATTGCTGAGGGCCCGGGCTCTCAACTGCTGGTGGGAACCACAAAGAATGCACTGCTGAGGGGAGATCTGGCTCAGGGCTTCTCCCCTGTCATCCAG GGCCACACGGATGAGCTCTGGGGGCTCTGCACGCATCCCTTCCAGAACCGTTTCCTCACCTGTGGCCATGACCGGCAGCTCTGCCTGTGGGATGGGGAGGGCCATGCGCTGGCCTGGAGCATTGACCTCAAG gAGACGGGTCTCTGTGCTGACTTCCACCCCAGTGGGGCAGTTGTAGCCGTGGGACTGAACACAGGGAG GTGGCTGGTTTTGGACACAGAGACCAGAGAGATTGTGTCTGACGTCACTGATGGCAATGAGCAGCTCTCAGTGGTCCGGTACAGCCCAG ATGGGTTGTACCTGGCCATCGGTTCCCATGACAACATGATCTACATCTATAGTGTTTCCAGCGATGGTGCCAAGTCCAACCGCTTTGGCCGCTGTGTG GGTCACTCCAGCTTCATCACTCACCTTGACTGGTCTAAGGATGGGAGTTTCATCATGTCCAATTCTGGGGACTATGAGATACTTTACT GGGATGTAGTTGGAGGCTGCAAGCTGCTGAGGAATCGCTATGACAGCCGAGACCGGGAGTGGGCCACCTACACCTGCGTGCTGGGCTTCCATGTCTATG GCGTGTGGCCAGACGGCTCAGATGGCACCGACATCAACTCCCTGTGCCGCTCCCATAACGAGCGCGTGGTGGCCGTGGCCGACGACTTCTGCAAAGTGCACCTGTTCCAGTACCCGTGCGCGCGCGCCAAG GCGCCTAGCCTCGTGTACGGCGGCCACGGCAGCCACGTGACCAGCGTCCGGTTCACGCACGACGACTCGCACCTCATCTCGCTGGGCGGCAAGGACGCCAGCATCTTCCAGTGGCGAGTGCTGGGCGCTGGGGGCGCGGTGCCAGCGCCCGCCACGCCCTCCCGAACCCCCTCGCtgtcccctgcctcctctctcgACGTCTGA